A region of the Callithrix jacchus isolate 240 chromosome 5, calJac240_pri, whole genome shotgun sequence genome:
CTGGATAATTTCAATGTCTCCCTTTAACTCAACATTGGCCAGACAAAAGCTCAGCAGAGCACCCTGTCCTCTTCATTTGTGCTATTTCTGCAGGCAGCTGGCCtggcttccctctcctctctccttgaCCTCCCTCTGCACTCACATCCATCTGTCCTCTCCATCCCGACAGTCACTACCCACACCTGAGCTCCCCTCCCCCTGGGGCCAGCCCTGGAGCAAGTCGCCCTGGCCTCTCCCCTCTCCAGCCCATCCTACACAAGACAGCCCACACCGTGTGCCCTCAACGCACCCTCAGCACGTCTCAGCACAGCTTTCTCCagcttcccacctcagactccttaTCCTGGCTTGGTCTGGCCCCAGTCCAACTggtgcctaggaatctcctgacgcccctccctcagcctctgcccTGTCTGATTTGCCCCTGAGGACAggtccttcctctccctcctgctgGCCTGACACCTGGCCCTCCTCCAAGGCCCGTGACCCCCACCTCCCCTGATCCCTCCTGGGCTGTCCTCTGTCCTCAGGGACTTCCTCAGTCCTGGAGCTTCTGCAGACTGGCTCAGTCTGTCTCCAGCTACAGTGCAAGGCTTCAGATTGGAGACTTGGCGCATTCCTCCCTCAGGCCTCCCCGGCGCCTTAGCCCAGCACCTTTGCAGATGGTGCTCAGTGCATCTCAATACGGGGCTGAGTGGAGATGGCTGGAGGCTGGGAGCAGAAATCTGGAGTCCTCTCACCTGGATGACCATGGGCAAGAGTTTCCCATCAGGCTGCAGTTTCAGCATGACCAGAGGTGCAGCCAGGTGCTGCTGACTACACAGAATGACATTGGCCTTGATCCCATCCAGCAGGGAGAAGTCAGCTTCAAACAGTGTGCCTCCCTGGGTGGGGAAGAGGCCAAGGGCTGCTATCAGCATAAGGTGTCTTCTTCCTACTCTGATTCCTCcaagggggaagagagagaggggagcagACTCGTCTCCATCACCTACTTTGTACCAGGTGGTGGATCACGGGCTTGTTGCCACGTATCagtttttttgagccagggtcttactctgctgctcaggctggagtgcagtgacggaATCGACATGGTTCATGGCAGCCTCCACTTCCGTGGGcctaggtgatcctcccacctcagcctcccaagtagctgggactacaggtgcgtgccaccacaccaaaaACTATAGgcactaattttagtatttttgtagagacagggtttcaccacattggctaggctggtctccaactcctgggctcaggtgatgctcctgcctcggcctcccaaagtgatgggattatatgTGCGAGCTACTGCATTCAGCCTTATCATTTTTACACATAGTTGAATGAGCCTTAATTTTACAGAAACAGATAATCAGGGAGGCTGGATactttgcctgaggtcacacagcttacAACAGCAGAACCAGGGTTCCATCCAAGCGGTTCTGCCCTGTAATCCCATGGACTTCCTCTCTGTTGCTCCATGTTGCCTCCTGATCAGCAGCCACAGCACTCGACCCTGGTTCTCTTACTCTGCACACTCCTTGAATCCCTAGCACCAAGGCCCAGTCACGTTTCTTCGTTTGACCCTGTTTCTGTCAAGCATTGCCCCTTGCACGCCCTCCCTCTGCAGCACGCTCCCCCTGTGTGGGAAGGAGGCCAAGCCGCGGAGAGTCTCTGGGAACCCTCAGGGCCTCTCCCGCAGAAGCCCTCCTTGCGGGCTGGCAACAAGTCAGGCCCACAGTGGGTCCCATAGCGGCATCATTGGCGCCAACCCATCCCACTGCACTGCTGAGCTCCTCTGGGCTCTGATGTCCATACCTCCAACTCCTTCTGCAGCTGGGCCTGCAGTTCCTCCATCCCTGGAGGGAACACAAGGCGAGCGGGAAGGCAACTGGAGCGCCTCAGCACCATGGGGTTGGCGCCATTAAGAAACTGGTACCCAAACAAGGCATCTTCCTTCCAGGAGTCCCGCACACGCTCTGGGGAAGGCAGTTGAGCAAGTTGTGGGATCTGAGCTCTTGGTCCTGCCCACCTCATCAGCCACGCCTCCTTGACCCAGCCCCCCTAGAGGGACCCAAGTCGCTTGTCTCCCCGCCCTGGTTCTTCCAATTCCCCTGGATTGGGTAGGATCTGGGGGTAAGGGTCCTGGGAGACGTATCGGGGTAGGGGCTGACCTGCCAGCTTGCTCTGGCCACACCAGAAAATCCGGTTGAAGTCATCCAGATCCTTCCAGCAAGTCAGAACGTTGAAAGTGTCTTTGATAGCGAGGTCCGCCAGCCTTCAGGGCAGATGGGCAAAGGGTTGGAGCGTGATTCTGAGACTCCAGCATTGCAGCCACAGGCACCCATCTTGGGTTAGTCCAGTGCAGTGCAGCCCATAAGCCCCTTGGCTTCCACTAGACCAGGTCACCTCCCTGTCACCCAGCCTCCCCTCGCTCTCACCCCTTGGCCAGCGAAGCCTCAAAGTCGACTCTCTTGTCTTCCAGAAATCGCTCATCCACAGGGAGGTCACTCAGTTTGGCCCCAGCCATATTCAGAATCAGCCCATCCTTCCAGCTTCCCCACCTGTGGGGCAGGGATGAAGTCAGGCCTGGGTGCTGGAGGCTTCAGCAGCTCccgtgggtgggggcagggctcaCCGGTACcgcttccttctctcttccagcTCCTCTTCCCGGAGCTTCCTGAACAGGCCTTGAGGGTCGTCGAACACAGTGCGGCCTAGAAGGACAGAGGAAGGCTTGGGGAGTCACTGCTTCTGAGAGCCTCTTCTGGTCCCTGTCAGGAGATCCTGTTCACCCCGTCCTTCCATGTGGCCCCTGCCCCTTCAGCACCAtgccccttccccagcctccagccACTCTGTGCCCGCGGCATCATCCGCCCAGCTTCTCCGACACCCCAGAGGCCTCCTGACAGCCCAGCCCCGCTCTCACCGGTGCCTTCAGGCAGGCTCAGGACTCCGTCGCCCTCCACCCAGCGGTAACAAGGGAACCTGACTTCCTCCCCCGCGGCCCCGGGGCCCTGCACGGAGATCCAGCTGCAGAACCAGGCGTCGTCCTGGAGGAGGTGTCTTTTGCGCAGTTTCACGAACAGCAGCGGCCCCAGGTACTCGGGCACTTCCACCTTGACTTCCGTCACCTGCGAGCGGCAGCAGAGGCTCAGCCCcgctgggggggggggggactcGGCAGAACCCTGCGCCCTCCAAGCCCACGCACTTCCTGGGAGCCTCTGAGAAGGCGGCGAAtggaatggagagagagagagagagagagagagagagagagagagagagagagagagagagagagacagacaggagggtgggaggcgggggggggggggctgttCGCGCCCCACCAGGTGTCCCCAGGACTGGGTTCTGAGGGGACGGGAGGGCGGCAGGTGGAAAGGTGCGCTCCTTCCTTTACTTCCTCCTCCCTGTGGTCACTGGCGGTGCCAAGCGCTGGGCTGGGCGCTGGGAACCCGGAGCCGCGTCCTGGGCGAGTGAGCGCTGTGGAGCTGGGACTCGCTAGCGGCAACTCCCGCTGTCCGAaccccccctcccccccgccccACTGAGGCCCTGCGGGAGCCCCACCGGCCTGGAGACAGTCTTCCCGGAGACCTGGAGGAGAGGGCTCAGCCAGCGAGAGTGAGAGCCAGGGCGGCAGGGGGAAGGCGTGCCGGGCAGGGACAGCGCAGAGGGGAAGGGCGGATCAGCATCTGGAGCTGGAGCTCAGAGCCCAGGTGTGGGGGGTCAGCAGGTCGGGAGGCTCTGGAAGGTGGCGCCGAGGGCTTCGGATTTGGTCCCGAGGACAAGGGGGAGCCATTCAAAGGCGTTAAGCAGCTGGAGTGAATTAGGGGAATCATTCTGGCTTCAGAAGGGCTTGGAAGGTCTGTGGCGGAGGTGGCCAGGACAATGGAAGGTTGAAATCCAGAAAGCGAGAGGACCCACGGCCGCTCCTGAGACCATTGAATTTGCAGGCGTGAGAGCTGCGTGGAATGAGGGGTGCTCAACAGCATCCCCTCAATTCCAAGGAGGTGAAGCAGCggaaacatttactgagtgtttaTTCTGCATCACCAGATGCCAACCCTcggaagggaaaaagggaggaaggagctCGTCTTTCCGCCTTCCGTGCCCCATCCCCTCACCGTGGAGTTGCGGGGCCACCTGCTCTGTgcgcattttttctttctctttctggctcCCTTCGCGCCGCTTTCACGGAAGCTCGGAGCAAGGGCGTGGGGGTGTGGGGAGCAGCGCTCAGCAGGTTCAAGGGGGGCGGGAGGTCCGGGGCGGGCGGATATGTGGCCGGGGCGCGGGAGATGCTCAGGGTCTAGAACTGACTGCGCCGCATTCTAGTTTACAGGGAGGTAAAGATGAAGGAGGCGCAGGTGACACCGGGGGAGGCAGGCGGAGATGGGAGGAGGGGCGGACTCATTTCCTCTGAAGTTCCCTGGGACAGGCATCCGGATTTGGGAACTGGGAGAAAGCTGGAGCAGTGACGAGAATTTAGGGTTGGCGGAAGAAAAACCTAACAGGACCCGGTAGGACCCCAGGTAGATATGAGATGAGATATAATGGGATGTGGGTCGGGAATCGAGACCGTCCTCCTGTTTGGGCTTCCCATCCCTTCCCCCTCACCACCCACCTCACCTCAGGCGAGAAAGCCGGGAAGGTCAGAGATCCCACAGCGCTAGCGGttgaaacagttttttttttttttttttttttttttttttccccgagacagagtttcgctcttgttaccgaggctggagtgcaatggcgcgatctcggctcaccgcaacctcagcctcctgggttcaggcaattctcctgcctcagcctcctgaataactgggattacaggcacacgccaccatgcccagctaatattttgtatttttagtagagacggggtttcaccatgttgaccaggatggtatcgatctcttgatctcatgatccagaGAAAGCGGTAGGAGAGACGGCCGCTCAGGGGACCGCTGAATTTCCAGACAAGGGAGCTCTGCGCAATGAGGGGCGCACAGGAGCATCCCCTCAATTCCAAGGAGATCGGGCAGCGGGAACAGTTACTGAGCGCTGTCTGCCCTAAAGCCTACATCCCCGCGGTCTCCGTGCGCTGTGAGAGCAGAGCGTGCGCCCTCGGAGGGGGGATCCGTCCGATGCCGGCTGGGGCGCGTCTCCCCCCACCACCGGGATTTGACTGACTCGGAGCCAGGGGCGCAGCCCTCCTGGCCAGATTTCTCTGGGGAGCTCACCTTGCCCCGTGCAGGCCGCAGTCGCGTCCCGAGCGCCGCCTCCCCGTGCTGGCCGACCAGCCACAGTTGCACCTGGTTGTTGGAGCCCGCACAGAGCGAGGCCCCAGTGGACACGCGGACGCGGTAGAGACCCATCTTGCTCAAACACGTTTCGATCCTTGTGGTGGGGAAGAAGGGTGGACGAGCTAAATAACCAGGCCTGAGACCCCGCCCTCTCGGAGGTCGCTTGCGGTTGGAATGTGGGTGGCAGGCCTCCAACCAACCCCGCCTACGCTGAGGCCCCCACCTCCAAGGCGCAGAGTTCAGCCCCAGTCTCAAAGGCGGTGTCCTGGCGGGAGCAGGGACTGGAATCCACTATCTTGATGGGAGGGAGAAGTAGAAAAAGATTTGGACAGAAAACACGCAGGAGGAAGGAATCAACGCCGGGTACAGCAGGCAGGCGAGGTGGGGTAGGAGCCATGCGCTCGTGCACCAGGGAGCTTGGGGGAAGCCTGGATGGCTGGGAAGCCACCTCCATCtgaacacacacgtgcacacgcacgcacgcagGCCTCACAAGTCGGATTGCCGCAGAGGGTGAAGTGGACGAGGAGACCCAGTCTGCAGTGGCATTTGAGGACGCTGCATTGAGGCCACCGAATTCATTCAACCCGTGTTGCGCACTTGCCTTCTCTGTGCCAGCCACTAGGACTCATTCCTTTTGAGCCTaaaagcctctgcctccctgttacCTGCAGAATAAGAGTCCAGATGTTTCTGGCATTCAGTAGCCTGACCAGCCCTCCTCACCTCTCATCCCACTGCACCCTGGCATCTCCTGTGCTCCACTCTGGGCTGGAGCCACGTGCTCCCTGGAACCCATCCTGCTATTCTCTCAAAGAACCTTCTCTTGGATTAGTCTATTCATGCTTCTAAAGCCGAATTCCACTCCAATTTCTCAGGGAGGTCTTGCTTGGTATCCCTCCCACCTACCGGAGCGAATTTCTACCGGGAGAAAGCTTTCCTTTCTCCCGCTCTCGCCTTGTGCACACTTCTATTGTTGCACACTGAATCCTGCAGTGCCGGCATGTGTTTGTATGTTTCTCCCACTAATGCGAGCCCATCCTAGGCAGGGGCTGGACACCCAGCATGACTCACTTTTGTTCTCTTGGAGTTAGCATAGTGTCAGGGCTTGTGGGCATCAGTAAGTGTTTGCTGAAACACTGAGCTGAGAAATTCATTATAAATGAATCCTTCCCTTGAGGGAGACAAAGGGAAACAAATAACTGTCAGGCAATGTAAACAATAAGGGAATAGTGACATCAACTCCAGGCATGGATTACCATCAGCCTGGAAACACCAATGAAGTCCATGAAAACACGTTTGTCATGCTTAGTTTCTGGTTTGCTTAATTGTTGGTTTTGCTCcttcgttttattttattttatcataaagtTTAATAATGGTTCAGAAAAATTGAGTGAATAactttctctgaaaaaatatattgacTTTGTATAGACCGCAGTTATTGGGGGGAGGGGCTGGTAGGTTAAATTACCCTACTTTCTATTCTGAAAATGATATTCCTAGAAAGTCCCGTTTCCAGTCTGagtataaagatacatgtacccAAAATGGCTGAGAATAAATACAACAGGAAATGCAAAAGCTGTAAAGCTAAGGGCATGCAAGAGAAAATCTCAGAAGTACCCAAAATGGTGACAAGGAATATTTGGCTGGAATTCGAGTTCTTTCTGTCATCTTTGTCTTTTGCTCCATGTTTCAGGATGTGTGTGAATTCAATGGAATTGAAATTCCCCTTTTTGTCCATAGGTGTTTTCTGTACAGCTCATCCACGTCCTCATCCATAAACTGATCGCCCATGGTTGTCAGCAGCTCTCTCAGGTAACCTTCACAAATGGTGCCAGTGGCTTCTTCATTAAGGCAAGCAAAAGCATTTCTAATGACATCTTCAGGATCTGTGCCATTCAACTTCCCACCAAGCATGGtgaggaacatggtgaaactgatGGGCCCTGGAGCCTCATTCCTCCAGGGAGGAATCCACATACTCATCAGTTGGATTCTTCCCCAACGAAGCAAGCAGAGCGTGCAAATCTTCCTTGTCTGTGAAACCATCTCTGTTCCAATCAGTCATGTTAAAGGCCTCTTTGAACTCCTGAATCTGTGACTGGTCAAATGTAGCAAACACACTGGATGCTGTGCGCTGAGGGAGCTTCTTAGGGGTCTTGGTCTTTGCTCTTTTgcctcgctctttcacccaggctggagtgcagtggtgtgatcttggctcactgcaccctccgcttctcaggttcaagtgattctcctgcctcaggctcctgagtagctgggattacaggcacacaccagcacacccagctagtttgtgtttttagtagaaatgaggtttcaccaaacatggccagactggtctcgaactcctgacctcaagtgatccgcccacctcggcctcccacagtgctggaattacaggcatgagcccccggaCCTGGCCCTCCTTAGTTGTTTAGTGGAAAGTACATTCACatgattcaaaattcaaaaggtacAAAGTGATATTCATTAGTTTCTCCCTCCTGACCCCAAGCCCCCCAGTTTCGACACTTCCAGCAATCACTGTCAGCAGTCTCCTCTGTGCGCTAATATTACTGAGCAAATACACGCCtatcctttttgtctttttcctgcACGCATTGTAGCACACCTTATTCTGCATCTGGTTTTTTCACAGTGTAACAGGAGTTCATTCCATGTTTAGACACAAAGAGCTTCCTTGTTCTCCGGTAAGGGTGCCATTGTTTTGCTGTAACATGATAAATTCTACtagtcactctctctctctctctctctcttgaactcctgacctcaggtgatccacctgcctcagcctcccaaagtgctaggattacaggcatgagccaccacacctggacaagtTCTGCTAGTCTCTTGTAGTGGACACAGGTTGTTAGCAATCTTTGGTAGCTATGAAAAAGTGCTAGGCTAGgggcagtggcttacgcctgtaaccccagcactctgggaagccgaggccagtggatcacctgaggtcgggagttggagaccagcctgaccaacatggagaaaccttgtctctactaaaaatacacacatacacaaattagccatccatggtgacccatgcctgtaatcccagctactcgggaggctgaggcagaagaatcacttgaatccaggagccaagatggcaccattgccctccagctggggcaacacgagtgaaactctacttcaaaaaaaaaaagtgctgaaagaaataacCCTTGTACATATACCATTTCTCATATAAAAGTGTATCTGTGGAACAAAATCCTAGAGATGGAATTTCTGGACCAAAAGCATATCTAATTTCGGCAGAAATTGCTAATTTGCCCTCCATAGAAAGTTGTACCGATTTACACTCCACCAGTGGGCTATATGTGAGAACGCCTGTCCTTCCTCACTCTTGCCAGTGGTGTGTTAATAACCATTATTACCTTAGCCAATCAGATGGGTGAAAAATGGCAtcctagttttaattttaatttgcatttcccttattaTGAGTAaagttaagaattattttttatagtactttcagttctgggatacgtgtacagatcttgcaggattgttgcatagggacacacatgccgtggtggtgTTTCCAATAGCATCTTTTTATATTGGAGGGGCAATTTGTACTTCCTTGTGTGTGAGCTGGctattccatttttctattgaattttgggctttttccctttctttctttctttctttctttctttctttctttctttctttctttctttctttctttcttttctttctttctttctttcctctttctttcttttacaggGTCCCACCATGTCACTGGactgcagtagtgcaatcatagctcactgcaacctctaactcctgggttcaagtgatcctcctacctcagcctcccacgtagctgggactacagatgtatgccaccatgcccagctcattttcttaatgtttggtagagatggggtctggctatgttgcaccagctggtctcaaactcctcaactcaagcaatcctcctgcctcagcctcccaaagcactgggattacaggcctgagccaccacacccagccttggtctttttcttattaatttctagGAACTATTTATATATTGGGAATATTAGCTTTCTTTCAGCTCAATTACTACTAAGAGGGGCCCAGTAACAACAATGTCCTTTTCACATCAGCTCCTTAGAGCCTAGATTTTGGCCTATAATATAATTCTCCACTGAAAGAAACCTGGAGCCTTGGAGGGTAGCTGATTTTGTGTTTGGGGTTAGGGTAAAACACATGATAAGCTTGGGAATACTGATGTTGCTAAAACGTAAGGGTGTTGCCGTAGCAGAATCTTACTAGAAAAAGATAGctctttgaggccaggcacagtggcacacgcctgtaatcccagcactttgggaggctgaggcgggaagaccccaaggtcaggagttcaagaatagcctgatcaacatggtgaaactcccctctactaaaattacaaaaattagccaagtttggtggcgttcacctgtaatcccagctactcaggaggctgagacaaaagaatcgcttgaacccggtaggtgaaggttgcagtgagctgagatccaccgcactccagcctgggtgacagagtgagacagtgtcaaaaaaaaaaaaaagagaaagaaagaaagagaaagaaagaaagaaagaaagaaagaaagaaagaaagaaagaaagaaagaaagaaaaaggatggcTCTTTGAGAGAAACAACAAGCTTCAGAGCCCCAACCAGGTAGCAGTCTGCTGAGACGTCCAAGTCAGTAGCCTTGGTTGATCTGAAGATTGAGGATATTACACAATTTGGGCACGGGTAGGGTCTGATAAGATTTCAGTAacacaaggaaacaaaagaaattttttagcaaattagaaaatattgcACACCTAGAAAAAATCACAAACAAGTAAAAACCAGTGAAGCAATAAATTAAATCCAGgatgctggttttttttaaatagatttaagGATAATTACAGTAAGTCTTGTAATCACTGCATTTATGTTTACTTTGTGTAATGTTTAGAGTGTATtcaaaagaggccaggcacagtggctcacacctgtaatcccagcattttgggaaacccaggtgggcgggtcacccgaggtcaggagttccagattagcctggccaacatggtgaaaccctgactctaccaaaaatacaaaaagttagcctggtgtggtggcaggcacctgtaatctcagctactcgagaagctgaggcaggagaattgctgaacctgggaggtggaggttgcagtgagccaagatcgtgccactgcactccagcctgggcaacagagtgagacttggtctcaaaaataaaca
Encoded here:
- the ALOX15 gene encoding polyunsaturated fatty acid lipoxygenase ALOX15 isoform X2, yielding MGLYRVRVSTGASLCAGSNNQVQLWLVGQHGEAALGTRLRPARGKVTEVKVEVPEYLGPLLFVKLRKRHLLQDDAWFCSWISVQGPGAAGEEVRFPCYRWVEGDGVLSLPEGTGRTVFDDPQGLFRKLREEELEERRKRYRWGSWKDGLILNMAGAKLSDLPVDERFLEDKRVDFEASLAKGLADLAIKDTFNVLTCWKDLDDFNRIFWCGQSKLAERVRDSWKEDALFGYQFLNGANPMVLRRSSCLPARLVFPPGMEELQAQLQKELEGGTLFEADFSLLDGIKANVILCSQQHLAAPLVMLKLQPDGKLLPMVIQLQLPSTGTPPPLLFLPTDPPMVWLLAKCWVRSSDFQLHELQSHLLRGHLMAEVIAVATMRCLPSIHPVFKLLIPHLRYTLEINIRARTGLVSDMGVFDQVVSTGGGGHLELLKRAGAFLTYSSFCPPDDLADRGLLEVKSSFYAQDALRLWETISRYVEGIVSLHYKTDVAVKGDTELQTWCREITEIGLLGAQDRGFPVSLQSQEQLCHFLTMCIFTCTGQHSSVHLGQLDWYTWVPNAPCTMRLPPPTTKDATVETVMATLPNFHQASLQMSITWQLGRRQPIMKTYWRCLV